ACATTTCATGTTCCCCTCGTGTGGCCCCTGCTGTTCAAGCAGCGCCTGCACATTCCTGGCGTTTATCTAATGTTTCCCTCATTGATTACACGGAGCTGTTTGTTGATACCGGAGAGCGACACATCTGTGTCATTACATAATACTGGACGATAGTTCTTTAAGCGCTGGGGTTTAAGGGGATAATCTGGACGACTTCATTCGCGTGTGAGAGACAGTAACAGCGGGACATTCAGAGAAATCTGATGGTTTTGTCCTGACTTTCCCTTTAGCTGAGGACATCAGCGGGTTGTGGTTGGGTTTGACCGAACTCTCTGTGGTGCTGAAGTGTgtaccaaaagaaaaaataaataaatgtgtgtgtgtgtgtgtgtgtgtgtgtgtggatgcatcATGCACCAGGACAGATCATCATGTGGGTGTGAGCGGGGGACCGAAGCAGCGACTCTCTTTTTAGATTCTGATTAGAGGCGTTAAGAAAAAACGCTCCCACGACGAGTCGCTCTCCTGCTCGTAAAAGCACCAACGGGATCATCAGCAGTGGAGCCTTCGGCTTCTGCTTCTCGCAGCCGCAACGATTagctgattaactgattagtcgatGAACAAGAAATGTATCAATCGGATAATCAATCGACGGTTCAAGTCcgttttcaagcaaaattcaGCCCCAGACTTGATGGTTCCACCTTCTCCCAGGTGAATATTCGACGCTAATTAGATTATGGCGAAGTGAATAGTTTCGAGTTTTGAACtcgagaaaataattgacagatttatcagtgatggattttttttcgtTGCTTATTATCTGCAACaatcacaaaaaagaaaaacaaaaaatcatcaAAGTTGACTGAAGAAACACTgacactttttcattttccaccaTAGCAGTGGTTTTTCTCGACTACTTGGACAAACCAGGGGGGAAGAAAGACCACGACGTGCGTCGCCTCGGGTTCCGGCTTACATACTTTCTGTTCGGCGTCAGCGTCCGGCTCGGGCGCACAGCGGACCGGCACGGTCCCCGCTTCCCTCCCCGGAGTTAGCGCGGCTCCCGCCGGACAATGAGTCTGTcgaagtcaaaaaaaaaatgccgtTAGTGCAGTCAGGGAGTACGGGCGGGACGTCAGACGGCCTGAGGACCAGGTCCCCCTTAGTCCTGGTTCATAACTGCGGAACATGTTAGATGGTCTGAAtctaaatgattttaaaaacctctGCACTAatagttctttcttttttttttttttttagttagtgGCTTCTTTGTTTCTCCCAGAAACGCAGGAGAGCAGTCGGTGCCTTTCACGCACACGGTGAGTTACCGAACCGTTTGTCTTCCCGTCTCGGACCTAAATTCACGGATCCGTCGCGTTCTCGCGCTGTCAACGCAGACacgaactttttttttttttttcctctttttgattCACTGCTGAAACAATCCACGCTGAGCCGGACGACAGGAACCTGTTACCTGCGTTTGAGAAGGTAAAGACGCACCGCAGCGGCGGCGTCCACATGACCTGAGGGAAGGGGAGTCGACCGTGAGTCACACCGGGacagagacccccccccccgcggtGGCACTCAACTTTGGCAGGATTTATTAGTATCAGTAGCAATTACTGTATCGTTATTATTAGTTACACCGATCGTTACTTCAGAGGATGGACGTTCCTGGGTTTTAATTTGCGCCTCGACCGTTCGGGCCGAGGGTCCGGTTTTACAGAGACTGCTGGATGAAACCACCCTTTCCCTTCCTGTCGTTGTTCTTCATTGAGAGACCAGAGGATGGTTCGTGCATCGGGAGCAGCTGAGGAGCGGAGACGCGGTCTGACGCGTGGATACTAGTTTCCCGTCAACACCTTCCATCGCTCTttctgtggggggaaaaaaaaaaaaaaaatggggaaccACTCGACGTGGAGTAATTTCACCCAAGTTCTGTCGGAGCTGGACGGGACGGGCGGcgaggaagagggggaggacgACGAGGAGGTGGACGGCGGGAGCGGTGGAGGCAGCGGCGGACTGCGCGTCCTCGTCGGCTGCGTCCTCTTCCTGCTCATCGTGTCCACGCTGCTCGGGAACACGCTGGTGTGCGCCGCCGTGGTCAAGTTCCGGCACCTGCGCTCCAAAGTCACCAACTTCTTCGTCATCTCGCTGGCCGTGTCCGACCTGTTCGTGGCCGTGCTGGTGATGCCCTGGGAGGCCATCACCGAGGTGACGGGCACGTGGCTGTTCGGGCGGTTTTGTGGCGTCTGGATCGCCTTTGACATCATGTGCTCCACGGCGTCCATCCTCAACCTGTGCATCATCAGCGTGGACCGCTACTGGGCCATCGCCAGCCCCTTCAAGTACGAGCGGAAAATGACGCACCGGGTGGCGTTCGTCATGATCGGGGTGGCGTGGACTCTGTCGATCCTCATCTCCTTCATCCCGGTGCAGCTCAACTGGCACCGGGCCggggaggaagagcaggagacGATGGAGAAGGCGGTGGCAGCCAGGGCCGCCAGCGGCAGGAACttcacaaacagcagcaaccTCAGCACCAGCACAGTCGCCAAGAGCTGCGTCGCCAACTTAAACAAGACCTACGCCATATCCTCGTCCATCATTAGCTTCTACATGCCTGTGGCGATCATGATTGCCACCTACACCCGGATCTACCGGATCGCTCAGACCCAAATCCGCCGGATCACATCGTTGGAGCGGGCGGCAGAGCAGGCGCAGAACCAAGGCCACGGCGTGAGCCGGAAccagcaacagcagcacagGCCCCATGACGAAGCCTCGCTGAAGTCGTCCTTTAAGAAGGAAACCAAAGTCCTGAAGACGCTCTCCATCATCATGGGGGTGTTTGTCTTCTGCTGGCTGCCGTTCTTCGTCCTCAACTGCACTGTCCCCTTCTGCGACCCGCCCTGCGTCGGGGACACCACCTTCACCGTCTTTGTCTGGTTCGGCTGGGCCAACTCATCGCTCAACCCTGTCATTTACGCATTCAACGCGGACTTCCGCCGGGCCTTCGCCACCATTCTGGGCTGCAACAGAATCTGCTCAAACAACGCCGTGGAAGCCGTGAACTTCAGCAACGAGCTGGTTTCTTACCACCACGACACGACGCTCCACAAGGAGTCGCTGGTCGCCGCGCAGCCGCAGCAACGCCCGCGCACCATCAACCATGGGCCTGACCACCTGGAGGACATGAGCGCACAGTTTGATGTGGAGTCGCTCATCTCTAATGGTTCCCGGAGCCACGACCGACTGCTGCCGCTTCCTGCCACCGTCCAACTCGAGGACGACCCGGAGATCTCCTTGGGAACGATCACGCCGTTCACCTCGGCGGCGGGGCCGGAGAGTGAAGCGCTAATACCTGGACAGGTGCACCACGATGGATAGGACAGAAACTGCACTGCGCCGACTGACAGCCATCGACAAACAGGAAGTTAGGCTGtgttttcttcaaaacaaaagcGTAAACTTCAGTTTGGCCGGAACCAGACTTGTCCTCCGTAGAGTTTGCAGTTGATTGATTTGGAATAATGGAGGACTTTGGGGACTTTATAACCCAGGTGCTCTGTAAAACCTGGAGAAACATAACACATAAGAGAGACTTCACTGTATAGGCTTCAGATAAAATGCCCATATCAGAATTTTTTCCTGTGACTGctggattgttttgtttgatttatgtttGCACGTATTTCATTGGAAGCAGATCCAGTAATTAGACCTACCTGACACAGAAAGGTTGGTTATTAATTAAAAGATCGTTTTTTTATAGAAACAAAAGGGTTTCGACCAGGGAGACATCAAGCCGCGTTGCTTCAGCTTCTGCTTCCCCTGAAGGACGTGTCTGTTGAAGGTCGAGCGTTTGGAGCAGAACAGGCCCCTGTCAAACCGTGATGAGGTGTTTGCTGTTAAAAGGCAGAGTTTGACGAGGGTGGAGCCTGAAATGAGACAGCGCTGTCaaaatataggaaaaaaaaaacaaaaaaacaacttttcttttctgtgaacAGAATTAAACGAGGAAACAGAAGAGTTCAGACAGGACTCAGGTGCACCTTTCAAGGACAGTGCCAGTATTTTGCCTCTTTTTGTCAAAGTACAGACGACCGTTCATCAAAGCACATATTTTAGagttgtttgggtttttttggtggTTGATTATTGATTCCCGGCTGTTGAAGCATACCTGAATGTAATGTTACCTGAAAAATAAAGGTGATCTAATGCAAACAGTGACTGATGGATGGTCCATTGTGAGCAAGCATGAAGTCTAGTTTTCAAAGCTTTTGGAAACTAAGTGAGATCAATGGCAGCCCGAGCGAAGGGAATCAAATCTGCAAACTGATGGTACTTTTGGAGGAATTGCCGGTGATAGTTCAGTCGTAGATTCGATTTCTGGTTATTGGGCTGAAATGCAGAATCATGGGCAAAGTCCTTTAATATACTGATCAGATTCGCAGCAAGGTAAGTTTATTTGTGGCGAGTTCGCTGCCGGAGCCTCTTATTATACGACACGACGTTGTTAATGGAGATTGAAAAGAATTCAGCACTGAGGCTGCAACTGGAAAGCTACAGGGAGGTCAAGTTCAGACCATGGCCCATTCTGGCCTGGTCCATCAACTCAACACCCAGCCACAATGTTCTCCGCGTTAGCCTTCAGAACACATTAAAGTCGTTAATAAGGAATTGGTGGGAAGGCAGAGTTTTAACATTCGGGGGAAACAGTGAGCGCTGGTACGCTTCATCGCAGGCCTGTGCAGAAAGGCAGGCCAAGGACCAGTCAAGCCTGCAGCCATGTTTGAAAGCATTTGAGAGATGATTAAAGCTGTTTGCGTTTGCAACAAAGCAGGAAGTGTTTTATTGCAGTCATTTAGTAGATAATTGCAGCCAGAGCTCAAAACGCTTATCCAAGTATTTCAtacagtacttaaaaaaaaaaagagaaaatatttctcCGCTGACAGGACTATTAAAACCACCCGACCGTTCTAGTTGATTCATTGCTCAGGGAAAATTGGAAATAAAGTacggaggtcaaaggtcaaaccGTAAAAGCTGCTGCATTAACTGTTAAATCAGgagaatgaataaaaacagagtaaCAGCAATTATTAACGGCTTTTCTCAAACTGCAGCATGAGGCTCTTTCTTCCTGCAGAACTGGTGTGGGCCTGAGGGGAGTTCAGAGCGTCTGCTCAGGTAATCTTCGAATCACCTAACCTGCCTCGCTGAGCAGGCACACGCTGCTGCTTTTCCACAGTGGTTCTCAGAAGCGTGACATCTTTTGTCATCGCTCACAGAAAATGAAGGGGCTCAACTGTGTAACGACGCCGCTTCTCACCGCGTTGCAGAAAAAGCTGGTCTGTTCTGTTTGATGGTGCAGAGGAAAACTTTTGAAAGCGAAGACGATCCCTCAACCTTTCCCCCTGTAGTTCAGTTGAGTGCAACATTTCCATCATGTCCTTTCTACCTGTAATAATTAACAAATTTAAAGACTCAAAGAACAGTACAACTGGCAAAGGAATCCAAAGACTGTGTTCCTTTTTGCCATCACTGGAAAACTGCGTTGGATGAAAGCAGATTCTGGAATATGAtgataatacagtaaaataaatgaatgggaATATGTTGTGGCGACGTaaagaaatgtgattaaaaaagatCAGACTGAAGAGAGGACACATGTTCATCATATTCTTATCAACGCTCGTCTTATCAGGATGATAAT
This region of Xiphias gladius isolate SHS-SW01 ecotype Sanya breed wild chromosome 11, ASM1685928v1, whole genome shotgun sequence genomic DNA includes:
- the LOC120796477 gene encoding D(1)-like dopamine receptor — protein: MGNHSTWSNFTQVLSELDGTGGEEEGEDDEEVDGGSGGGSGGLRVLVGCVLFLLIVSTLLGNTLVCAAVVKFRHLRSKVTNFFVISLAVSDLFVAVLVMPWEAITEVTGTWLFGRFCGVWIAFDIMCSTASILNLCIISVDRYWAIASPFKYERKMTHRVAFVMIGVAWTLSILISFIPVQLNWHRAGEEEQETMEKAVAARAASGRNFTNSSNLSTSTVAKSCVANLNKTYAISSSIISFYMPVAIMIATYTRIYRIAQTQIRRITSLERAAEQAQNQGHGVSRNQQQQHRPHDEASLKSSFKKETKVLKTLSIIMGVFVFCWLPFFVLNCTVPFCDPPCVGDTTFTVFVWFGWANSSLNPVIYAFNADFRRAFATILGCNRICSNNAVEAVNFSNELVSYHHDTTLHKESLVAAQPQQRPRTINHGPDHLEDMSAQFDVESLISNGSRSHDRLLPLPATVQLEDDPEISLGTITPFTSAAGPESEALIPGQVHHDG